Proteins encoded together in one Phalacrocorax aristotelis chromosome 7, bGulAri2.1, whole genome shotgun sequence window:
- the SHF gene encoding SH2 domain-containing adapter protein F isoform X1, producing the protein MLLSGAAAGSERGGGGAGAGGAPQCVGTMARWLREHLGFRSGKPAPPAPPKPDYRAGPPPQPPPPPGGAAEPLAAAQPDIVAAYRLQKERDFEDPYSGAPPPAAPDGPRYVSPKHRLIKVEAMEKVPVSPPPPPLTPATPSSPPAGPEPPDEPPQELAVLEDYADPFDAAQVAGSQAGLEKVMENDGYMEPYEAQKMMAEIRQKGLREAPVRPLHLYDTPYEPVLGGLDMDSDRPACPRQSRLPEDDERPPEEYDQPWEWKKERISKAFAVEIKVIKDLPWPPPVGQLDSGESPLDGESSASVPPQHGQPSYEDANGPSEGLGYSRTSPCREEKARAALRHGSSSLKSTKTLITEPGPFVGERIDPALPLESQCWYHGAISRTDAETLLRLCKEASYLVRNSETSKNDFSLSLKSSQGFMHMKLSRTQENNLMQHLLVDPHLMHSKCVLIWWSCLRNSLSFT; encoded by the exons ATGCTGCTGAGCGGAGCGGCGGCCGGCTcggagcgcggcggcggcggggcgggggccggcggggccccGCAGTGTGTGGGCACCATGGCCCGCTGGCTTCGGGAGCACCTGGGCTTCCGCAGCGGCAAacccgctccccccgcgccgcccAAGCCCGACTACCgcgccgggccgccgccgcagccACCCCCGCCGCCCGGGGGCGCCGCCGAGCCGCTGGCCGCCGCCCAGCCCGACATCGTGGCGGCATACCGGCTGCAGAAGGAGCGCGACTTCGAGGACCCCTACAgcggggcgccgccgcccgccgcccccgacGGGCCCCGGTACGTCTCGCCCAAGCACCGGCTCATCAAGGTGGAAGCAATGGAGAAGGTGCCCGTCAgtcctccgccgccgccgctgacACCCGCCACCCCCAGCTCGCCCCCGGCTGGCCCCGAGCCGCCCGACGAGCCACCTCAGGAG CTGGCTGTCTTGGAGGACTACGCAGATCCCTTCGATGCGGCGCAGGTGGCTGGtagccaggcagggctggagaagGTGATGGAGAATGATGGATACATGGAGCCATATGAAGCCCAGAAGATGATGGCTG AGATCCGCCAGAAGGGCTTACGGGAGGCTCCTGTGCGGCCGCTGCACCTCTACGACACACCCTATGAGCctgtgcttggtgggctggacATGGACAGTGACCGCCCAGCTTGCCCCAGGCAGTCCCGGCTGCCTGAGGATGATGAGCGGCCACCAGAGGAGTATGACCAGCCCTGGGAGTGGAAGAAGGAGCGCATCTCCAAAGCCTTTGCAG TTGAAATCAAGGTCATTAAAGACCTGCCATGGCCACCACCGGTGGGACAGCTCGACAGCGGTGAAAGCCCCCTGGACGGTGAGTCCAGTGCCTCCGTCCCTCCGCAGCATGGCCAGCCCAGCTATGAAGACGCCAACG GTCCATCGGAGGGGCTGGGGTACAGCCGCACCTCGCCctgcagggaggagaaggccagggctgccctcagGCATGGCTCCAGCAGCCTCAAGAGCACGAAGACACTCATCACTGAGCCTGGCCCTTTTGTTGGGGAGAGAATTGACCCTGCCTTGCCCCTAGAGAGCCAGTG ctgGTACCATGGGGCCATCAGCCGGACGGATGCGGAGACGCTGCTGAGGCTGTGCAAGGAGGCCAGCTACTTGGTGCGCAACAGCGAGACCAGCAAGAACGACTTCTCCCTTTCCTTGAA gagcagccagggctTCATGCACATGAAACTGTCCCGGACCCAAGAGAACAA tcTCATGCAGCACCTCCTGGTTGACCCTCATCTCATGCATTCAAAGTGTGTCCTCATCTGGTGGTCCTGCCTCAGGAATTCTCTGTCCTTCACATAA
- the SHF gene encoding SH2 domain-containing adapter protein F isoform X3 codes for MLLSGAAAGSERGGGGAGAGGAPQCVGTMARWLREHLGFRSGKPAPPAPPKPDYRAGPPPQPPPPPGGAAEPLAAAQPDIVAAYRLQKERDFEDPYSGAPPPAAPDGPRYVSPKHRLIKVEAMEKVPVSPPPPPLTPATPSSPPAGPEPPDEPPQELAVLEDYADPFDAAQVAGSQAGLEKVMENDGYMEPYEAQKMMAEIRQKGLREAPVRPLHLYDTPYEPVLGGLDMDSDRPACPRQSRLPEDDERPPEEYDQPWEWKKERISKAFAGPSEGLGYSRTSPCREEKARAALRHGSSSLKSTKTLITEPGPFVGERIDPALPLESQCWYHGAISRTDAETLLRLCKEASYLVRNSETSKNDFSLSLKSSQGFMHMKLSRTQENNLMQHLLVDPHLMHSKCVLIWWSCLRNSLSFT; via the exons ATGCTGCTGAGCGGAGCGGCGGCCGGCTcggagcgcggcggcggcggggcgggggccggcggggccccGCAGTGTGTGGGCACCATGGCCCGCTGGCTTCGGGAGCACCTGGGCTTCCGCAGCGGCAAacccgctccccccgcgccgcccAAGCCCGACTACCgcgccgggccgccgccgcagccACCCCCGCCGCCCGGGGGCGCCGCCGAGCCGCTGGCCGCCGCCCAGCCCGACATCGTGGCGGCATACCGGCTGCAGAAGGAGCGCGACTTCGAGGACCCCTACAgcggggcgccgccgcccgccgcccccgacGGGCCCCGGTACGTCTCGCCCAAGCACCGGCTCATCAAGGTGGAAGCAATGGAGAAGGTGCCCGTCAgtcctccgccgccgccgctgacACCCGCCACCCCCAGCTCGCCCCCGGCTGGCCCCGAGCCGCCCGACGAGCCACCTCAGGAG CTGGCTGTCTTGGAGGACTACGCAGATCCCTTCGATGCGGCGCAGGTGGCTGGtagccaggcagggctggagaagGTGATGGAGAATGATGGATACATGGAGCCATATGAAGCCCAGAAGATGATGGCTG AGATCCGCCAGAAGGGCTTACGGGAGGCTCCTGTGCGGCCGCTGCACCTCTACGACACACCCTATGAGCctgtgcttggtgggctggacATGGACAGTGACCGCCCAGCTTGCCCCAGGCAGTCCCGGCTGCCTGAGGATGATGAGCGGCCACCAGAGGAGTATGACCAGCCCTGGGAGTGGAAGAAGGAGCGCATCTCCAAAGCCTTTGCAG GTCCATCGGAGGGGCTGGGGTACAGCCGCACCTCGCCctgcagggaggagaaggccagggctgccctcagGCATGGCTCCAGCAGCCTCAAGAGCACGAAGACACTCATCACTGAGCCTGGCCCTTTTGTTGGGGAGAGAATTGACCCTGCCTTGCCCCTAGAGAGCCAGTG ctgGTACCATGGGGCCATCAGCCGGACGGATGCGGAGACGCTGCTGAGGCTGTGCAAGGAGGCCAGCTACTTGGTGCGCAACAGCGAGACCAGCAAGAACGACTTCTCCCTTTCCTTGAA gagcagccagggctTCATGCACATGAAACTGTCCCGGACCCAAGAGAACAA tcTCATGCAGCACCTCCTGGTTGACCCTCATCTCATGCATTCAAAGTGTGTCCTCATCTGGTGGTCCTGCCTCAGGAATTCTCTGTCCTTCACATAA
- the SHF gene encoding SH2 domain-containing adapter protein F isoform X2 yields the protein MLLSGAAAGSERGGGGAGAGGAPQCVGTMARWLREHLGFRSGKPAPPAPPKPDYRAGPPPQPPPPPGGAAEPLAAAQPDIVAAYRLQKERDFEDPYSGAPPPAAPDGPRYVSPKHRLIKVEAMEKVPVSPPPPPLTPATPSSPPAGPEPPDEPPQELAVLEDYADPFDAAQVAGSQAGLEKVMENDGYMEPYEAQKMMAEIRQKGLREAPVRPLHLYDTPYEPVLGGLDMDSDRPACPRQSRLPEDDERPPEEYDQPWEWKKERISKAFAVEIKVIKDLPWPPPVGQLDSGESPLDGESSASVPPQHGQPSYEDANGPSEGLGYSRTSPCREEKARAALRHGSSSLKSTKTLITEPGPFVGERIDPALPLESQCWYHGAISRTDAETLLRLCKEASYLVRNSETSKNDFSLSLKSSQGFMHMKLSRTQENNITRRDWAP from the exons ATGCTGCTGAGCGGAGCGGCGGCCGGCTcggagcgcggcggcggcggggcgggggccggcggggccccGCAGTGTGTGGGCACCATGGCCCGCTGGCTTCGGGAGCACCTGGGCTTCCGCAGCGGCAAacccgctccccccgcgccgcccAAGCCCGACTACCgcgccgggccgccgccgcagccACCCCCGCCGCCCGGGGGCGCCGCCGAGCCGCTGGCCGCCGCCCAGCCCGACATCGTGGCGGCATACCGGCTGCAGAAGGAGCGCGACTTCGAGGACCCCTACAgcggggcgccgccgcccgccgcccccgacGGGCCCCGGTACGTCTCGCCCAAGCACCGGCTCATCAAGGTGGAAGCAATGGAGAAGGTGCCCGTCAgtcctccgccgccgccgctgacACCCGCCACCCCCAGCTCGCCCCCGGCTGGCCCCGAGCCGCCCGACGAGCCACCTCAGGAG CTGGCTGTCTTGGAGGACTACGCAGATCCCTTCGATGCGGCGCAGGTGGCTGGtagccaggcagggctggagaagGTGATGGAGAATGATGGATACATGGAGCCATATGAAGCCCAGAAGATGATGGCTG AGATCCGCCAGAAGGGCTTACGGGAGGCTCCTGTGCGGCCGCTGCACCTCTACGACACACCCTATGAGCctgtgcttggtgggctggacATGGACAGTGACCGCCCAGCTTGCCCCAGGCAGTCCCGGCTGCCTGAGGATGATGAGCGGCCACCAGAGGAGTATGACCAGCCCTGGGAGTGGAAGAAGGAGCGCATCTCCAAAGCCTTTGCAG TTGAAATCAAGGTCATTAAAGACCTGCCATGGCCACCACCGGTGGGACAGCTCGACAGCGGTGAAAGCCCCCTGGACGGTGAGTCCAGTGCCTCCGTCCCTCCGCAGCATGGCCAGCCCAGCTATGAAGACGCCAACG GTCCATCGGAGGGGCTGGGGTACAGCCGCACCTCGCCctgcagggaggagaaggccagggctgccctcagGCATGGCTCCAGCAGCCTCAAGAGCACGAAGACACTCATCACTGAGCCTGGCCCTTTTGTTGGGGAGAGAATTGACCCTGCCTTGCCCCTAGAGAGCCAGTG ctgGTACCATGGGGCCATCAGCCGGACGGATGCGGAGACGCTGCTGAGGCTGTGCAAGGAGGCCAGCTACTTGGTGCGCAACAGCGAGACCAGCAAGAACGACTTCTCCCTTTCCTTGAA gagcagccagggctTCATGCACATGAAACTGTCCCGGACCCAAGAGAACAA CATTACCAGGAGGGACTGGGCACCATGA